From one Anopheles cruzii chromosome 3, idAnoCruzAS_RS32_06, whole genome shotgun sequence genomic stretch:
- the LOC128274667 gene encoding repressor of RNA polymerase III transcription MAF1 homolog, with amino-acid sequence MKLLESTRFEAVNNALHIQTGDSTIYGRIESYSCKMAGNDKALYKRFTSEQAPTDLQALSPPQTLQDLSPQILRSSLSGDEGVTLCDTISRKTLFYLIATLNAAFEPDYDFSDAKSHEFSKEPSLQWVLNSIEGNLAPVAGEQYSKIRHALWTTIEDEISLNDCDIYSYNPDLNSDPFGEPGCLWSFNYFFYNKKLKRIVFFTCRAINSVYADSGFTSDFAMEDEECY; translated from the exons ATGAAGCTCCTGGAGAGTACCCGCTTTGAGGCGGTCAACAATGCGCTGCACATCCAGACCGGTGACAGCACGATCTACGGCCGGATCGAGTCGTACTCCTGTAAGATGGCCGGCAACGACAAGGCGCTGTACAAGCGGTTCACATCGGAGCAGGCCCCGACCGATTTGCAGGCCCTGTCGCCTCCGCAAACCCTACAGGATCTGTCCCCGCAGATCCTCCGCAGCAGCCTGTCCGGCGACGAGGGCGTCACACTGTGCGACACCATTTCGCGCAAGACGCTGTTCTATCTGATCGCGACTCTGAATGCCGCTTTCGAGCCGGACTACGACTTTAGCGATGCGAAG AGTCACGAGTTCAGCAAGGAACCGTCCCTCCAGTGGGTACTGAACTCGATCGAGGGCAACCTGGCGCCGGTGGCTGGCGAGCAGTACAGCAAGATCCGTCACGCCCTGTGGACAACGATCGAGGACGAAATTTCACTGAACGACTGTGACATCTACAGCTACAATCCGGACCTGAACTCGGACCCATTCGGCGAACCTGGCTGCCTGTGGTCgttcaattattttttctATAACAAAAAGCTGAAGCGCATCGTTTTCTTCACGTGCCGTGCCATCAA